The following coding sequences lie in one Oryctolagus cuniculus chromosome 7, mOryCun1.1, whole genome shotgun sequence genomic window:
- the LOC100347668 gene encoding glutaredoxin-1-like isoform X3 — protein METAVVSVAQEFVNSKTQPGKVVVFIKPTCSYCRRTQQILCQLPFKQGFLEFVNINAARDTRKIQDYLEQLTGARTVPRIFISKHCIGGCSELIAMHENGELWMRLKGIRALQL, from the coding sequence ATGGAGACTGCGGTGGTCAGCGTGGCTCAAGAGTTTGTGAACAGCAAAACccagcctgggaaggtggtggtgtTCATCAAGCCCACCTGCTCCTATTGCAGGAGGACCCAACAGATCCTCTGTCAACTGCCCTTCAAACAAGGGTTTCTGGAATTTGTCAATATCAATGCCGCCAGAGACACGAGAAAGATTCAAGATTACCTGGAGCAGCTCACCGGAGCCAGGACAGTGCCTAGGATCTTCATCAGTAAACATTGTATCGGTGGATGCAGCGAGCTGATAGCCATGCACGAGAATGGGGAACTGTGGATGCGGCTGAAGGGGATCCGTGCCCTGCAGCTATGA
- the LOC100347668 gene encoding glutaredoxin-1-like isoform X2, which produces MWARGNKSRISPMETAVVSVAQEFVNSKTQPGKVVVFIKPTCSYCRRTQQILCQLPFKQGFLEFVNINAARDTRKIQDYLEQLTGARTVPRIFISKHCIGGCSELIAMHENGELWMRLKGIRALQL; this is translated from the exons ATGTGGGCAAGAGGGAACAAG TCCAGAATTTCTCCAATGGAGACTGCGGTGGTCAGCGTGGCTCAAGAGTTTGTGAACAGCAAAACccagcctgggaaggtggtggtgtTCATCAAGCCCACCTGCTCCTATTGCAGGAGGACCCAACAGATCCTCTGTCAACTGCCCTTCAAACAAGGGTTTCTGGAATTTGTCAATATCAATGCCGCCAGAGACACGAGAAAGATTCAAGATTACCTGGAGCAGCTCACCGGAGCCAGGACAGTGCCTAGGATCTTCATCAGTAAACATTGTATCGGTGGATGCAGCGAGCTGATAGCCATGCACGAGAATGGGGAACTGTGGATGCGGCTGAAGGGGATCCGTGCCCTGCAGCTATGA